A genomic stretch from Nocardia wallacei includes:
- a CDS encoding pirin family protein, translating to MPAVTVDNILVLPRLTRPDDTARQRPVRGISTAHRQREGAGFEVRRPFPSTELRQADPFILLDQMGPVAYEPYEAKGAPWHPHRGFETVTYMLDGTMVHHDSNGGGGVISEGDTQWMTAGSGILHDELPAEELVISGGVFHGIQLWVNLPRARKMAPPRYQDLRAGELTLVSSHDGGALVRIIAGEIGGFAGPGSTYTPIAYAHASLSPGGRLETPWPQEFSAMAYVLAGSGTAGADGRPLTEGQLAVFGPGDALTLTADEAQHTPSGALEVLLLGGAPIREPVVQYGPFVMNSRSEIIEAIEDFEAGRMGHIPAEHVTGRRLGE from the coding sequence ATGCCCGCCGTCACCGTCGACAACATCCTGGTGCTACCGCGGCTCACGCGGCCGGACGACACCGCGCGGCAGCGTCCGGTCCGCGGTATCAGCACGGCGCACCGGCAGCGCGAGGGCGCAGGATTCGAGGTGCGCCGGCCGTTCCCCAGCACGGAGCTGCGCCAGGCCGACCCGTTCATCCTGCTGGATCAGATGGGCCCGGTCGCCTACGAGCCCTACGAGGCCAAGGGCGCGCCCTGGCATCCCCACCGCGGCTTCGAGACCGTCACCTACATGCTCGACGGCACGATGGTGCACCACGACTCGAACGGCGGCGGCGGTGTCATCAGCGAGGGCGACACCCAGTGGATGACGGCCGGCTCCGGCATCCTGCACGACGAACTGCCCGCCGAGGAGCTGGTGATCTCCGGCGGGGTCTTCCACGGCATCCAGCTGTGGGTGAACCTGCCGCGGGCGCGGAAGATGGCGCCACCGCGCTATCAGGACCTGCGCGCGGGCGAGCTGACGCTGGTGAGTTCGCACGACGGCGGCGCGCTGGTCCGCATCATCGCGGGCGAGATCGGCGGCTTCGCGGGCCCCGGCTCCACCTACACCCCGATCGCCTACGCGCACGCCTCCCTCAGCCCCGGCGGACGGCTGGAAACGCCGTGGCCGCAAGAGTTCTCGGCGATGGCGTACGTGCTCGCCGGTAGCGGCACCGCGGGTGCCGACGGCCGCCCGCTCACCGAGGGACAGCTCGCGGTGTTCGGCCCCGGCGACGCGCTCACCCTGACCGCCGACGAGGCCCAGCACACTCCGTCCGGTGCGCTGGAGGTACTGCTGCTCGGCGGCGCGCCGATCCGCGAGCCGGTGGTGCAATACGGGCCCTTCGTGATGAACTCGCGCAGCGAAATCATCGAGGCCATCGAGGATTTCGAGGCGGGCCGGATGGGGCACATTCCGGCCGAGCACGTGACCGGGCGACGACTGGGCGAGTAA
- the bcp gene encoding thioredoxin-dependent thiol peroxidase: MTENRLSPGDTAPEFTLPDADGKEVSLADYRGRKVIVYFYPAASTPGCTKQACDFRDNLAELGGAGIDVIGISPDKPAKLAKFRDNEKLTFPLLSDPDREVLTAWGAFGEKTMYGKKITGVLRSTFLVDEDGKIALAQYNVRATGHVAKLRRDLSV, translated from the coding sequence ATGACCGAGAACCGACTCAGTCCCGGCGACACCGCGCCGGAATTCACCCTCCCCGACGCCGACGGCAAGGAGGTGTCCCTCGCCGACTACCGCGGCCGGAAGGTGATCGTCTACTTCTACCCCGCCGCGAGCACGCCGGGCTGCACCAAGCAGGCCTGCGACTTCCGCGACAATCTCGCCGAACTCGGCGGCGCGGGCATCGACGTCATCGGCATCTCCCCCGACAAGCCGGCCAAGCTGGCCAAGTTCCGCGACAACGAGAAGCTCACCTTCCCGCTGCTGTCCGACCCCGACCGCGAGGTGCTCACCGCCTGGGGCGCTTTTGGCGAGAAGACCATGTACGGCAAGAAGATCACCGGGGTGCTGCGCTCCACCTTCCTGGTCGACGAGGACGGCAAGATCGCGCTCGCCCAGTACAACGTGCGCGCCACCGGCCACGTGGCGAAGCTCCGCCGCGATCTGTCGGTGTAG
- a CDS encoding MarR family winged helix-turn-helix transcriptional regulator: MPTRAAAPAQDLPMLLLAAAAEVTDAVHAAVAAAGFDDVRPTHGFAFARMAPHGATVGEIAEHLGVTKQAASQLVEELVNKGYAQRNPHPRDARSRLITLTPRGWAATRAADAAAAEFTARWEAALGRERTAGLREALARVVAPGRVRPSAW; the protein is encoded by the coding sequence ATGCCGACCCGCGCCGCCGCGCCCGCCCAGGACCTGCCCATGCTGCTGCTCGCGGCCGCCGCGGAGGTCACCGACGCCGTGCACGCCGCGGTGGCCGCGGCCGGTTTCGACGATGTGCGCCCCACCCACGGATTCGCCTTCGCCCGCATGGCGCCCCACGGCGCGACGGTCGGCGAGATCGCCGAACACCTCGGCGTCACCAAGCAGGCCGCCAGCCAGCTGGTCGAGGAATTGGTGAACAAGGGCTACGCCCAACGCAATCCGCATCCACGCGACGCCCGCTCCCGGCTCATCACCCTCACCCCGCGCGGGTGGGCGGCGACCCGGGCCGCCGACGCCGCGGCCGCCGAATTCACCGCGCGATGGGAAGCCGCCCTCGGCCGCGAGCGAACGGCCGGGCTGCGCGAGGCGCTCGCGCGAGTGGTCGCGCCGGGCAGAGTCCGGCCCTCGGCGTGGTGA
- a CDS encoding cupin domain-containing protein, with product MPVVRAAEADVHEMHNARFISYARPGTGSTELCVWRLEVAPGTAGAPHRVLGEEVFVMLAGEIVLAIDEVPERLSAGDAAVVPGGARIRVDNPGESPAVLMVSVPVGFSGELADVSRFTPPWVS from the coding sequence ATGCCCGTCGTCCGTGCCGCCGAGGCCGATGTCCACGAAATGCACAACGCCCGCTTCATTTCCTACGCCCGGCCCGGCACCGGCAGCACCGAGCTGTGCGTCTGGCGGCTCGAGGTGGCTCCCGGCACCGCTGGAGCACCGCATCGCGTGCTGGGGGAGGAGGTGTTCGTGATGCTGGCGGGCGAGATCGTGCTCGCGATCGACGAGGTGCCCGAACGGTTGTCGGCCGGTGACGCCGCCGTCGTGCCGGGCGGCGCTCGCATCCGGGTCGACAACCCCGGCGAGTCACCGGCCGTGCTGATGGTGAGCGTGCCGGTCGGATTCTCCGGCGAACTCGCCGACGTCAGCCGGTTCACCCCGCCCTGGGTCAGCTGA
- a CDS encoding DUF3618 domain-containing protein, which yields MAKETEGIEREIEAARNRLANTLDELAVRADPQRIADNTKQAVVAKVNEPKVKYSLIGAGALVLLLVLVKVFRR from the coding sequence GTGGCGAAGGAAACCGAGGGCATCGAGCGGGAGATCGAAGCCGCGCGCAATCGGCTCGCGAACACACTCGACGAACTCGCGGTGCGGGCGGACCCGCAGCGGATCGCCGACAACACCAAACAGGCCGTGGTCGCGAAGGTCAACGAGCCGAAGGTGAAGTACAGCCTGATCGGCGCGGGCGCGCTGGTCCTGCTGCTGGTGCTGGTGAAGGTCTTCCGCCGCTGA
- a CDS encoding crotonase/enoyl-CoA hydratase family protein, which produces MAPDYEQHSGTRPAAWRDDATSGDDSPYAGLPAPEADIAYRTLTYEVTGRIARITFDRPEHGNAITADTPIELAHAVERADLDPRVHVMVVSGRGKGFCGGYDLSIFAEGGFSPTGAAQPTTGTVVDPAVQARNHNPWGTWDPMVDYQMMSRFNRGFASLLHANKPVVAKLHGFAVAGGTDIALFADQIICADDTKIGYPPTRVWGIPAAGMWAHRLGDQRAKRLLFTGDCLTGKQAVEWGLAVESCPAAELDERTEQLLQRISQVPINQLIMAKLALNSALLAQGVTNSGMVSTVFDGISRHTREGYAFQLRSATVGFREAVRERDEPFGDWKRAQFEKGSGAEE; this is translated from the coding sequence GTGGCACCCGACTACGAACAGCATTCCGGCACCCGCCCCGCGGCCTGGCGCGACGACGCGACCAGCGGCGACGACTCGCCCTACGCCGGCCTTCCCGCGCCGGAGGCCGATATCGCCTACCGCACGCTGACCTACGAGGTGACCGGCCGCATCGCGCGGATCACCTTCGATCGGCCCGAACACGGCAACGCGATCACCGCCGACACCCCGATCGAGCTGGCACACGCGGTCGAGCGAGCGGATCTGGACCCGCGCGTACACGTCATGGTGGTGTCGGGCCGCGGCAAGGGCTTCTGCGGCGGCTACGATCTGTCGATCTTCGCCGAGGGCGGATTCTCCCCCACCGGCGCGGCTCAGCCCACCACGGGCACGGTGGTCGATCCCGCCGTACAGGCCCGCAACCACAATCCTTGGGGCACTTGGGATCCCATGGTCGACTACCAGATGATGAGTCGGTTCAACCGCGGTTTCGCCAGCCTGCTGCACGCCAACAAGCCGGTCGTGGCGAAACTGCACGGCTTCGCCGTGGCCGGGGGCACCGATATCGCCCTGTTCGCGGACCAGATCATCTGCGCCGACGACACCAAGATCGGCTACCCGCCCACCCGCGTGTGGGGCATCCCCGCCGCGGGCATGTGGGCGCATCGTCTCGGCGATCAGCGCGCCAAGCGGCTGCTGTTCACCGGCGACTGCCTGACCGGCAAGCAGGCCGTCGAATGGGGCCTGGCGGTCGAGTCCTGTCCCGCCGCGGAACTCGACGAGCGCACCGAGCAACTGCTGCAACGAATCTCGCAGGTGCCGATCAACCAGCTGATCATGGCGAAGCTGGCGCTCAACAGCGCGCTGCTGGCGCAGGGCGTGACGAACTCGGGCATGGTCAGCACGGTCTTCGACGGCATCTCCCGTCACACCCGCGAGGGCTACGCGTTCCAATTGCGCTCGGCCACCGTGGGTTTCCGCGAGGCCGTGCGCGAGCGCGACGAGCCGTTCGGGGACTGGAAGCGGGCACAGTTCGAGAAGGGTTCGGGCGCAGAAGAATAG
- a CDS encoding TetR/AcrR family transcriptional regulator, producing MATKQGAKARRHYGGRTAEERAGQRRERLLRAALELFGTQGYSATSIEQLCSAASISTRSFYEEMSSREQLLIALADDIIGRAVAAALAEIEAADELPIAERIARGVRVYLQITCRTPASARVCYIEVVGVSDAVERWRAGWRTRFRELLQDEAERAVSRGEARRRDYRLFAIAVIGAVNSMAQELARHEPESPLTPDDICDEISALVLAGIA from the coding sequence GTGGCTACGAAGCAGGGCGCCAAGGCCAGGCGCCACTACGGCGGTCGCACCGCCGAAGAGCGGGCCGGACAACGACGGGAACGACTGTTGCGGGCCGCGCTCGAGTTATTCGGCACCCAGGGGTATTCGGCCACCAGCATCGAGCAGTTGTGTTCCGCGGCAAGCATTTCCACGCGCAGTTTCTACGAGGAGATGAGCAGCCGGGAGCAGCTGCTGATCGCACTGGCCGACGACATCATCGGCCGCGCGGTCGCCGCCGCGCTGGCCGAGATCGAGGCGGCCGACGAGCTGCCCATCGCCGAGCGGATCGCCCGGGGAGTCCGCGTCTATCTCCAGATCACCTGTCGCACACCCGCTTCCGCGCGGGTGTGCTACATCGAGGTGGTCGGGGTCAGCGATGCCGTGGAGCGGTGGCGGGCCGGGTGGCGGACTCGTTTCCGTGAGCTGCTGCAGGACGAGGCCGAACGCGCGGTGTCGCGTGGCGAGGCCCGGCGGCGGGACTACCGGCTGTTCGCGATCGCGGTGATCGGCGCGGTGAACTCGATGGCCCAGGAACTCGCCCGCCACGAGCCGGAATCGCCGCTGACGCCGGACGATATCTGCGACGAGATCAGCGCGCTGGTGCTGGCCGGGATCGCCTGA
- a CDS encoding TetR family transcriptional regulator, translated as MRSNRRADPALELQDDPRELMPRRRPTQERSKRKFDALLQASRELLVEVGFESFTCEEVAARAEVPIGTLYQFFANKYVIVCELNRQDLVAVSQELADFHGEIPSMDWLRHMNKLVDHLADLWMTDPSRREVWLAMQSTPSTRATGAIHEKEFAEVVQQMLRPLMPRTPRARRSMMAQVLVHVVYSMMNFSVQDGLSHEAAVSELKRLMVAYLLVAEKESRTGGQRDE; from the coding sequence ATGAGGTCGAACCGACGTGCGGACCCCGCGTTGGAGTTGCAGGACGACCCGCGGGAACTCATGCCCCGCCGCCGCCCCACGCAGGAACGCAGCAAACGCAAGTTCGACGCCCTCCTGCAGGCATCCCGGGAACTGCTGGTGGAAGTCGGCTTCGAATCGTTCACGTGTGAAGAGGTCGCGGCCCGCGCCGAGGTCCCCATCGGCACGCTGTACCAGTTCTTCGCCAACAAGTACGTCATCGTGTGCGAACTCAACCGCCAGGATCTGGTCGCGGTCTCGCAGGAACTGGCCGACTTCCACGGCGAGATCCCGTCGATGGACTGGCTGCGCCACATGAACAAACTCGTCGACCACCTGGCCGACCTGTGGATGACCGACCCCTCCCGCCGCGAGGTGTGGCTGGCCATGCAGTCCACCCCCTCGACCCGGGCCACCGGCGCCATCCACGAGAAGGAGTTCGCCGAAGTGGTGCAGCAGATGCTGCGCCCCTTGATGCCCCGCACGCCCCGCGCCCGCCGCTCCATGATGGCGCAGGTCCTCGTCCACGTCGTCTACTCGATGATGAACTTCTCCGTCCAGGACGGTCTGAGCCACGAGGCCGCCGTATCCGAACTCAAGCGCCTCATGGTCGCGTATCTGCTCGTGGCGGAGAAGGAGTCCCGCACGGGCGGGCAGCGCGACGAGTAG
- a CDS encoding MarR family winged helix-turn-helix transcriptional regulator, which translates to MVRWLGDAEQATWSAYIRMRQRLDAAMAAGLARDGLSMSDYEILVALSAAPGGCLRAKELAAEICWDKSRLSKHLGRMDTRGLVSRTPAADDARGVLVRLTDSGRRALEQAAPHHVELVRRLFIDDMTEDEAKAVRSLAERVIAGAERSTDIDLG; encoded by the coding sequence ATGGTGCGATGGCTCGGCGACGCGGAACAGGCGACTTGGTCCGCGTACATCCGGATGCGGCAGCGCCTGGACGCGGCGATGGCGGCCGGGCTGGCCCGCGACGGGCTGTCGATGTCCGACTACGAGATTCTGGTGGCATTGTCGGCGGCGCCGGGCGGTTGCCTGCGGGCCAAGGAGCTGGCCGCCGAGATCTGCTGGGACAAGAGCCGCCTGTCGAAGCATCTGGGCCGCATGGACACTCGCGGCCTGGTGTCGCGCACCCCCGCCGCCGACGACGCGCGCGGCGTCCTGGTGCGGCTGACCGATTCCGGCCGCCGCGCCCTCGAGCAGGCCGCCCCCCACCACGTCGAGCTGGTGCGGCGGCTGTTCATCGACGACATGACCGAGGACGAGGCGAAGGCGGTCCGGTCGCTGGCCGAGAGAGTGATCGCGGGCGCTGAGCGCAGCACGGATATCGATCTCGGCTGA
- a CDS encoding holo-ACP synthase has protein sequence MTILGIGLDLVTISEFAEQLKRAGTTMLRESFTAGERRYCESKGTDPARSYAARWAAKEAVLKAWASSRFARSPQIGDNPYPLIEVVNDAWGRPSIKLHGLAAEFLPRVRVHLSLTHDGDTAAAMVVLEDPGELADLINS, from the coding sequence GTGACCATCTTGGGGATCGGGCTGGACCTGGTGACAATTTCCGAGTTCGCCGAACAGTTGAAGCGAGCCGGAACCACGATGCTCCGGGAGAGCTTCACGGCGGGGGAGCGCCGCTACTGCGAGAGCAAGGGCACCGACCCCGCGCGCAGCTACGCGGCCCGCTGGGCGGCCAAGGAGGCGGTCCTGAAGGCCTGGGCCTCATCACGTTTCGCCCGCAGCCCCCAGATCGGCGACAACCCGTACCCACTCATCGAGGTGGTCAACGACGCCTGGGGCCGCCCCAGCATCAAACTGCACGGCCTCGCCGCCGAATTCCTTCCCCGGGTCCGGGTCCACCTCTCCCTCACCCACGACGGCGACACCGCCGCCGCCATGGTCGTCCTGGAAGACCCGGGCGAACTGGCGGACCTCATCAACTCCTGA
- a CDS encoding excalibur calcium-binding domain-containing protein, whose amino-acid sequence MNVRRLIVSASAGLITLAAPITLSTSASADSFVPSGSAGTGSSGIDDVIGATGSSGLAQTGSAGGTFKNCDEARAAGRAPLFRGEPGYSPHLDPDGTGMACPTV is encoded by the coding sequence ATGAACGTTCGCAGGCTAATCGTGTCCGCCAGCGCGGGACTGATCACCCTCGCGGCCCCGATCACGCTCTCCACCTCGGCCTCCGCCGATTCTTTCGTTCCCTCCGGCTCGGCCGGAACCGGCTCCTCCGGCATCGATGACGTCATCGGCGCCACCGGATCCTCGGGACTCGCCCAGACCGGCTCGGCCGGCGGCACTTTCAAGAACTGCGACGAGGCCCGCGCCGCGGGTCGGGCGCCGCTGTTCCGCGGCGAGCCCGGCTACTCCCCGCACCTGGACCCCGACGGCACCGGAATGGCCTGCCCGACCGTCTGA
- the proS gene encoding proline--tRNA ligase → MARDERGVTAQSEDFAAWYNEVVFKAGLVDRGPAKGTMVIRPYGYRLWEQLQSELDRRIKATGHENAYFPLLIPQSYLSREAEHVEGFSPELAVVTHAGGKDLEESLVVRPTSETIIGEMMAKWISSHRDLPLLLNQWSNVVRWELRPRMFLRTTEFLWQEGHTAHVDAADAHRETKLALDIYHEVARDLAAMPVVPGEKTPGERFAGAVATFTIEGMMRDGRALQAGTSHYMGTNFATAFDIRYTSDAGRDELCHTTSWGMSTRMIGGIVMTHGDDKGLVFPPRLAPYQAVIVPITRGGNTAVEAAADDLARRLRAAGVRTHVDARPQLSPGFKYNEWEMRGVPLRLELGPRDLEAGTAMLVRRLGDEGKQAVPIDTLPDALPGVLDEFQAFLLARATEFRDSHTRTVDGWDDFADAVSTGWALALHCGTPACEEDIKSGTAATPRCIPLDGEPATGACVRCGAASAYGKRVIFGRAY, encoded by the coding sequence ATGGCACGGGATGAGCGCGGTGTGACCGCCCAGAGTGAGGACTTCGCTGCCTGGTACAACGAGGTGGTCTTCAAGGCCGGGCTCGTGGACCGGGGTCCGGCCAAGGGCACCATGGTCATTCGACCGTACGGGTATCGGTTGTGGGAGCAGTTGCAGTCCGAACTGGATCGGCGGATCAAGGCGACCGGGCACGAGAACGCCTACTTCCCGCTGTTGATCCCGCAGAGCTACCTCAGCCGCGAAGCCGAACATGTGGAAGGGTTTTCACCCGAACTGGCCGTGGTCACCCACGCCGGCGGCAAGGACCTCGAAGAGTCGCTGGTGGTGCGGCCGACGTCGGAGACGATCATCGGCGAGATGATGGCCAAGTGGATCAGCTCGCACCGGGATCTGCCGCTGCTGCTGAACCAGTGGTCGAACGTGGTGCGGTGGGAGCTGCGGCCGCGAATGTTCCTGCGCACCACCGAATTCCTGTGGCAGGAGGGGCACACCGCGCACGTCGACGCGGCCGACGCGCACCGGGAGACCAAGCTCGCGCTCGACATCTACCACGAGGTGGCACGCGACCTGGCCGCGATGCCGGTGGTTCCGGGCGAGAAGACGCCGGGCGAGCGGTTCGCGGGCGCGGTCGCCACGTTCACCATCGAGGGCATGATGCGCGACGGCCGCGCCCTGCAGGCGGGCACCTCGCACTACATGGGCACCAATTTCGCCACCGCCTTCGACATCCGGTACACCAGCGACGCCGGCCGGGACGAGTTGTGCCACACCACTTCCTGGGGCATGAGCACCCGCATGATCGGCGGCATCGTGATGACCCACGGCGACGACAAGGGCCTGGTCTTCCCGCCGCGGCTGGCGCCGTACCAGGCGGTGATCGTGCCGATCACGCGCGGCGGCAACACCGCGGTCGAGGCGGCGGCCGACGACCTGGCCCGCCGCCTGCGCGCGGCCGGGGTGCGCACGCACGTCGACGCCCGCCCGCAGCTGAGCCCCGGATTCAAATACAACGAGTGGGAGATGCGCGGCGTCCCGCTCCGGCTCGAGCTGGGGCCCCGCGATCTGGAAGCCGGGACCGCGATGCTGGTGCGACGACTCGGCGACGAGGGCAAGCAGGCCGTGCCGATCGACACCCTGCCGGATGCGCTGCCCGGCGTGCTGGACGAGTTCCAGGCTTTCCTGCTCGCCCGCGCTACCGAATTCCGTGACAGCCACACCCGAACAGTCGACGGCTGGGACGATTTCGCCGACGCCGTGTCGACCGGCTGGGCCCTGGCCCTGCACTGCGGCACCCCAGCCTGCGAGGAGGACATCAAGTCCGGCACCGCCGCCACCCCGCGATGCATCCCGCTGGACGGCGAACCGGCGACGGGTGCCTGCGTACGATGCGGCGCCGCATCGGCTTACGGCAAACGAGTGATCTTCGGCCGCGCCTACTGA